The stretch of DNA TTGTGACCAGAAGAGTAACTCAGAGACTCATGTAACTCTTGAACTTCTGTTGTGCTCAGGGAATATTTCAAGTttgtagaaatgaaaaacactggAAGTCTTCTGGAGGAGGCTCCAAACCTTGATTTTCAAATTTGATGGCTAAAACTGAGGATTGTTTGGGGCGTGGGGGAGATTCACATCTAAATTATTagttagaactttaaaaatgccaGCTTTCCTAATAGGTCTCCCAAGAATCAGGTATTTCTTGTCCTCTCCGAGTGTCTTGTATTGGCTAAAGTTTGGGGTTTTTAGAGACTTTGATCATCAATCCTGCTAAACAAAGTAATGTCATCATTGTATCCCGGGGTTGAATATTCTGCGTGCTCCAGTAAGACATATTTGTCTTCACTGCCATTCAGTGAGAGGACCTCTTTCCGTGTAGTGGATGTCAGGTCACTCCAGGTAATGTCAGTGTTCTTAAAAGCATGTAGAAGAAAGATGCCATTGATAATGGTGAAGAAGCCACTCAGGGTCCCGatgatgtctccagctttcaTACCATACCATTCTTGGAATAAGATGGCGGAGCAAGTTACTACCATGGACGTGAAGAACACATAATAAATGGGAGTCACGAGAGATGTGTTAAAGGTGTCCAGTGCCTTGTTGAGATAGTTAATCTGTGTTGTCACTGAAAGCACGAGTACACCCAACAACACAAAGACCAGTGGGTGCTTATAAACTGGCTTCCATTCCAGTAGTTCCTTAATGGCAATTCCCAGGCCCTTgacagaagaaactgaaaatgctCCAATCAATGAACAGATTGAAATGTAGACCAATATATTGGTCTGTCCCTTCCTGGGAGCCACGATCAAAATCAGCAACAAGGAGATCACAGTTATGATCACGGCAAAGGAAATAAAGCCTGTgtgtaagaaaaaagaattagaattcAGAAAATGCTGACAGGATCATATCTTTATGAAATCCTGTTGGTCAGGAGTTTTGAGGCATAGGTGTTTCAGAAAGGGAAGtgagattaaattaaaataacaaaaccaaaacaacaattTACCAGCATGGCTCTCAATATTTTACAATGGACTATCACAAACATACCTTTTGAATTTCATAGCTAACACTATGAGGTATGCCAGCTGTTGTCTgactgagtttttattttcagagagggaaAGTAGCCACAATTGGGGTTGGAACATATGCCTTTTGCCTCTCCtattccccctcctcctttcatgTGTAGAGCAGAAGCATGGACAGAATAAGTTGCGTCACCTTTACAGAAGGCTTGTAATATAGTCAAACCTTACTGTGTCTCACAACCCACCAGGAGGCTTGCAGGCTTTTACAGTATTAACACAAATTCATCTGatgaggagagaaaatggaacagaatCTGAATAAGGGTTCCTTTTGGTTGAATCACAGACCTGGGTCTctcaatttcatttccatttcatgcAAAGAAGTGACTTCCTCTTCTTGTGGGGCATGGATAACCATCACAGTGGACCCCAATATACTTAACATGCAGCCCATTTTGCCGTGAATGTTCagttgctcatttaaaaaataggaagacaATACTGCACTGttgggagaagaaaaacaaaatcactcaTTCAATTAGCTTTTGATCCCATAGCAACCCAGAAGTCACACTGTGGTAGGTGCCGCCCCGTGTCCCAGTCTCCAGTTGACTGATCTGAGTACACTACATGATGCTGAAAAACCTGACtagttttaaaactcagaaatgatGATCAGTCAAATCTGCTTAACTAAAGAGTTTTCACAGACATTCTATATCCCTGTAATCTTCCCATGAGGGGTCAttctcaatttccccatcttCTATAATGCGAAGCAAAATGGAAGGTCTTTTACATCCTACTGGCTTGATACATTTAGGATATCTGTGCTCATAAAAGCTTCAAAGACAGATACATGCCTGAAAAAGAATCACTCTCCTCAGGGCTGATACTTGGCTAGTACACACGAGTTCAACCATATCGGCTGTCAAAATATTGAAATGTTTCCTTACTGGCTGCTACCGCCCTGATATACCCACTTATCCAACAGTCCACTGCTTTGGTTGTCATGGCCTCAGGAAGTCCTGTCGGCCCCACTACGGACACTAGACGGTGCCATCCTGCTGCTCCACTAGCGGGTCTGCTGTGGTTCCTGCACCAGCCTTCCCTGGATGCCCTGGCACTCCCACCAGGGTAGTATCTGTACCAACTTGCACCCAAGGCTGTGGGCCATTACTCGGTGCCTTCTTAGAGTTGTCACAATGTGGCCACTTGTGAGGACTGCAGTCTCAGCAAAacagtgctgctgctgctgctgattatCGCTCCTTACACAGTGTTCTAGTGCGCTCTGTGTACTGactcatttacttctcacaacaatcctaccaagaaggtgaaaagaaGTGGGTTTTCTACTAGAGGtggataaataaaaggaacagaaaaacacaacaaaacagctGCCTAACTGTAACAGTTCACGTGCCCACAGAGCACATTCATTTGGGATCATAATAAAGACCATCTCAGAAAAATGAGACGCATATTCTATGAACATGAAAATTACACCTGTTTCCATGACTAAAAGAAACTCAAAGATCTCCGAACATAACTATCCAGCAAATAATGCAAGGCTTTAAGTGAGGGTTGAAGTTTAACCCAAACACTATGCTTT from Suricata suricatta isolate VVHF042 chromosome 1, meerkat_22Aug2017_6uvM2_HiC, whole genome shotgun sequence encodes:
- the NIPAL1 gene encoding magnesium transporter NIPA3, with amino-acid sequence MAGQVRLPPGEPCREGYRLSLVCANSSQAWCEITNVSWLLASPVLYRDLNSSYRDPNSNISNLIVSANVENKYSLYVGLVLALSSSIFIGSSFILKKKGLLQLAKKGVTRAGQGGHSYLKEWLWWAGLLSMGAGEAVNFAAYAFAPATLVTPLGALSVLVSAVLSSYFLNEQLNIHGKMGCMLSILGSTVMVIHAPQEEEVTSLHEMEMKLRDPGFISFAVIITVISLLLILIVAPRKGQTNILVYISICSLIGAFSVSSVKGLGIAIKELLEWKPVYKHPLVFVLLGVLVLSVTTQINYLNKALDTFNTSLVTPIYYVFFTSMVVTCSAILFQEWYGMKAGDIIGTLSGFFTIINGIFLLHAFKNTDITWSDLTSTTRKEVLSLNGSEDKYVLLEHAEYSTPGYNDDITLFSRIDDQSL